One window of the Alphaproteobacteria bacterium genome contains the following:
- a CDS encoding NAD(P)(+) transhydrogenase (Re/Si-specific) subunit beta — MAANLSAIAYLVAGVLFIMALRGLSSPESARRGNYFGIAGMLIAIVTTMLNPHILGFDLIILGLGIGAVIGTVIALKIQMTAMPQLVAAFHSLVGLAAVLVAAAAFYAPESYGIGVTGQIKTASLIEMVLGAAIGAITFSGSIVAFAKLQGLVSGNPLVFPGQHWLNLLIGLVIVGLGTVFVLHESVPLFWVVVGLAFLIGFLIILPIGGADMPVVVSMLNSYSGWAAAGVGFTLENTALIITGALVGSSGAILSYIMCHAMNRSFISVILGGFGGDAVAGSSGASRSDRSVKAGSADDAAFIMKNAGSVIIVPGYGLAVAQAQHAVREMADRLKEEGVSVRYAVHPVAGRMPGHMNVLLAEANVPYDEVFELDEINSDFSTVDVAFVIGANDVTNPAAKTDPQSPIFGMPILDVENARTVLFVKRSLSPGYAGVDNEVFYRDNTMMLFGDAKKMVEGVIRAL; from the coding sequence GTGGCCGCCAACCTCTCTGCCATCGCCTACCTGGTCGCCGGGGTCCTTTTCATCATGGCGCTGCGCGGGCTTTCTTCCCCGGAATCCGCGCGGCGCGGCAATTACTTCGGCATTGCCGGAATGCTCATTGCCATCGTCACGACGATGCTCAACCCCCATATCCTGGGTTTCGATCTCATTATTTTGGGCCTCGGGATCGGCGCGGTAATCGGCACGGTGATCGCCCTCAAAATTCAGATGACGGCGATGCCGCAACTGGTCGCGGCCTTTCACAGCCTCGTCGGTTTGGCCGCGGTTCTCGTCGCGGCTGCTGCCTTCTATGCGCCGGAATCCTACGGAATCGGTGTCACAGGCCAAATCAAGACGGCGAGCCTGATCGAAATGGTGCTTGGCGCAGCCATCGGGGCCATCACCTTTTCGGGGTCGATCGTCGCCTTCGCCAAGCTCCAGGGGCTCGTCTCCGGCAATCCTCTCGTTTTTCCCGGCCAACACTGGCTCAACCTCCTCATCGGCCTTGTCATCGTTGGGTTGGGCACGGTGTTCGTCCTGCACGAGTCCGTTCCCCTGTTCTGGGTCGTGGTCGGACTCGCGTTCCTGATCGGTTTCCTGATTATTCTCCCGATCGGTGGCGCCGATATGCCCGTAGTGGTGTCGATGCTCAATTCTTATTCAGGTTGGGCGGCGGCTGGCGTCGGCTTCACACTGGAGAACACTGCGCTGATTATCACTGGGGCATTGGTCGGGTCCTCGGGTGCGATCCTCAGCTACATCATGTGCCACGCGATGAATCGATCGTTCATCAGCGTGATTCTGGGGGGCTTCGGCGGCGATGCCGTCGCGGGGTCGTCCGGCGCGAGCCGCAGCGATCGATCGGTCAAGGCCGGCAGCGCGGACGACGCGGCATTTATCATGAAGAACGCCGGGTCCGTCATCATCGTGCCGGGATACGGACTTGCGGTGGCGCAGGCCCAGCACGCCGTCCGTGAAATGGCGGATCGGCTAAAGGAAGAGGGGGTCAGCGTCCGCTACGCCGTTCATCCCGTCGCCGGTCGGATGCCGGGCCACATGAACGTGCTGCTTGCCGAGGCCAATGTCCCCTATGACGAAGTGTTCGAACTCGACGAGATAAACAGCGACTTCTCGACCGTCGACGTCGCCTTCGTGATCGGCGCCAACGACGTGACCAACCCGGCGGCCAAGACCGACCCGCAAAGCCCGATCTTCGGGATGCCGATTCTCGATGTCGAGAACGCCCGGACGGTGCTGTTTGTGAAGCGCTCCCTGTCGCCCGGCTATGCCGGTGTCGACAACGAAGTCTTCTATCGCGACAACACGATGATGCTGTTCGGCGACGCTAAGAAGATGGTCGAAGGCGTCATCCGCGCACTCTAG
- a CDS encoding aa3-type cytochrome c oxidase subunit IV: MAENQQIDLPQKQQTWAGFTRLVQWVSGLTIVTLGLMAIFLL; encoded by the coding sequence ATGGCTGAAAATCAACAGATCGATCTGCCTCAGAAGCAGCAAACCTGGGCCGGATTTACCCGCCTCGTTCAGTGGGTTAGCGGGTTGACTATCGTCACCCTCGGGCTCATGGCCATCTTCCTCCTTTAG
- a CDS encoding COQ9 family protein, producing the protein MTPSSDRDAILRAVLDHVPFDGWSAAAYAAGVRESGVASDRAALAFSNGIDGVAAYFGMSVVRKLEVALEGLADSEPSIRKRVTVGVRTFIGLIAEHREQVRRMSPLARSRGTSGGLGVLYRITDIIWRAAGDRSTDFSFYTKRGLLAGVVTATYWYWLDDESDGFADTWAFLDRRIADVLRIQKLRGRAEKFAERMGAPLNTLRKSPFGKGFGSPTSR; encoded by the coding sequence GTGACCCCATCGAGCGATCGCGACGCGATTCTTAGGGCTGTCCTCGACCATGTGCCATTCGACGGTTGGTCGGCCGCGGCATATGCCGCCGGCGTCCGGGAGTCCGGCGTAGCGTCGGATCGCGCGGCGCTGGCGTTCTCAAATGGGATCGACGGCGTTGCCGCGTATTTCGGGATGTCGGTGGTGCGCAAGCTGGAAGTGGCGTTAGAAGGGCTCGCGGACAGCGAACCGTCGATCCGCAAACGAGTTACCGTTGGCGTGCGAACCTTCATCGGTCTGATCGCCGAGCACCGGGAGCAGGTTAGGCGTATGTCCCCCCTGGCGCGTTCGCGGGGTACCTCGGGCGGTCTTGGCGTCCTCTATCGGATTACCGACATTATTTGGCGGGCGGCGGGGGACCGTTCGACCGACTTTAGCTTCTATACAAAAAGGGGCCTGCTCGCGGGCGTTGTGACCGCAACCTACTGGTACTGGCTTGACGACGAGTCCGACGGGTTCGCCGATACCTGGGCGTTCCTCGACCGGCGCATCGCCGATGTCCTCAGGATCCAGAAGCTTCGCGGGCGGGCCGAGAAATTCGCCGAGCGCATGGGCGCGCCGTTGAACACGCTCCGAAAATCGCCGTTTGGCAAGGGATTCGGGTCGCCTACGTCCCGGTGA
- a CDS encoding 5-(carboxyamino)imidazole ribonucleotide synthase produces MVEEVAPGATIGILGGGQLGRMLCLAAARMGYRTHVYCPETDAPASFVTDQTTTALYDDVDALARFAQTIDVATYEFENIPRQTIETLQRGVPVHPSAHALGVSQDRLAEKSLCRDLGLPTTTFAAIDGPEDFKAAVAETGLPAILKTRRMGYDGKGQRFVRSANDLDSAWMDLGAGPCILEGVVDFAVEISVLIARQPSGAVATYDIPENTHRDGILRESRVPARLSGAALETARDIAHRLAAALNYVGVGAVEMFATKDGSVLVNEIAPRVHNSGHWTIDACATDQFEQHIRAICGLPLGSTARAFDVVMTNLIGHDVDAWRTYLDDPLAKLHLYGKDKVRTGRKMGHVTKLSLTGT; encoded by the coding sequence ATGGTAGAAGAGGTCGCGCCGGGCGCAACTATTGGGATTTTGGGCGGGGGCCAACTCGGTCGCATGCTGTGCTTGGCGGCCGCACGAATGGGTTACCGGACCCACGTCTATTGTCCCGAGACCGATGCGCCGGCGTCCTTCGTGACCGACCAAACCACCACCGCGCTCTATGACGATGTAGACGCCCTCGCGCGGTTCGCCCAAACCATCGATGTCGCGACCTACGAATTCGAGAACATCCCCCGCCAAACGATTGAGACCCTTCAGCGCGGCGTCCCGGTGCATCCTTCGGCCCACGCGCTCGGCGTCAGCCAGGACCGGCTCGCCGAGAAATCCTTGTGCCGGGATCTTGGGCTGCCAACCACGACGTTCGCCGCCATCGACGGTCCCGAGGATTTCAAAGCTGCGGTCGCCGAGACCGGCTTGCCGGCGATCTTGAAAACACGGCGAATGGGGTACGACGGCAAGGGCCAACGCTTCGTGCGATCGGCGAACGACCTCGACTCCGCCTGGATGGATCTCGGGGCAGGCCCGTGCATCCTGGAAGGCGTCGTCGACTTCGCCGTCGAGATCTCGGTGCTTATTGCCCGCCAACCCTCGGGAGCCGTGGCCACGTACGATATCCCGGAAAACACCCACCGTGACGGTATCTTGCGGGAGAGTCGCGTGCCCGCGCGCCTGAGCGGTGCCGCCCTCGAAACCGCGCGCGACATCGCCCATCGCTTGGCAGCGGCACTCAACTATGTCGGCGTCGGGGCTGTCGAGATGTTCGCGACCAAGGACGGCTCGGTCCTGGTGAACGAGATCGCCCCGCGCGTTCACAATTCAGGCCACTGGACGATCGACGCCTGCGCGACCGATCAGTTCGAGCAACATATTCGGGCGATTTGCGGCCTGCCGCTCGGGAGTACAGCGCGCGCGTTCGATGTCGTCATGACAAATCTTATCGGCCACGACGTCGATGCCTGGCGGACCTATCTCGACGACCCCCTCGCCAAACTCCATCTTTATGGCAAAGACAAAGTTCGGACGGGTCGCAAAATGGGTCACGTGACGAAACTGAGCCTCACCGGGACGTAG
- the rpsU gene encoding 30S ribosomal protein S21: protein MQVHVRDNNVDQALRALKKKMQREGIFREMKLRNFYEKPSEKRAREKAEAVRRARKLARKRAQREV from the coding sequence TTGCAAGTCCACGTCCGTGACAACAATGTCGATCAGGCCCTCCGCGCGCTGAAAAAGAAAATGCAGCGGGAAGGTATCTTCCGTGAGATGAAGCTCCGGAACTTTTACGAAAAGCCCTCCGAAAAGCGCGCCCGGGAAAAAGCCGAAGCCGTTCGCCGCGCGCGCAAACTCGCGCGCAAGAGGGCGCAGCGCGAAGTCTAA
- a CDS encoding Re/Si-specific NAD(P)(+) transhydrogenase subunit alpha, which translates to MKVLVVRETRVNERRVAATPETVKKLVSLGCTVAVEAGAGAAANITDDSYREAGADVVSDISSTSDADVLLKVQRPGEGRDESSSLKPGGLLIGMLAPTADEDQIKGYADRGIVAISLELLPRITRAQSMDVLSSQSNLAGYKAVLDAASVYGRAMPMMMTAAGTVAPAKVFVLGAGVAGLQAIATARRLGAIVSATDVRPVAKEQVESLGAKFVMVESPEAENAETAGGYAREMSADYQQRQQALVRSTLEKSDIAICTALIPGRRAPTLINADTVRSMKPGSVIVDLAVEQGGNCELSVPGEVADVNGVMIVGYFNVPSRLATDASALYAKNLFNFLSPLIDAESKSLKIDWEDEILKATVLTRDGQVVLPKSEGKAS; encoded by the coding sequence ATGAAAGTCCTGGTTGTTCGAGAGACGCGTGTTAACGAACGCCGTGTCGCCGCGACGCCCGAGACGGTGAAAAAGCTGGTGTCTCTGGGGTGCACCGTTGCCGTCGAAGCGGGTGCGGGCGCGGCGGCCAACATCACGGACGACTCCTATCGTGAGGCCGGTGCCGACGTCGTAAGCGATATTTCGTCGACGTCGGACGCCGATGTCTTGCTCAAGGTTCAACGGCCGGGCGAAGGCCGGGACGAGAGTTCCAGTCTGAAACCCGGCGGCTTGCTGATTGGCATGCTGGCGCCCACCGCCGATGAGGATCAAATCAAGGGATACGCGGATCGCGGCATCGTCGCGATTTCGCTTGAATTGCTGCCGCGGATCACGCGGGCGCAAAGCATGGATGTGCTGTCGTCCCAATCCAATTTGGCCGGCTATAAGGCGGTCCTGGATGCGGCGAGCGTCTATGGGCGGGCGATGCCGATGATGATGACCGCGGCGGGGACGGTTGCCCCGGCCAAGGTTTTCGTCCTTGGCGCAGGCGTGGCTGGCCTCCAGGCGATTGCGACGGCGCGTCGCCTTGGCGCGATCGTTTCCGCTACCGATGTGCGGCCGGTGGCCAAGGAACAGGTTGAGTCGCTGGGGGCGAAGTTCGTCATGGTGGAGTCGCCCGAAGCGGAAAACGCGGAAACCGCCGGTGGTTATGCGCGCGAAATGAGTGCCGATTATCAGCAACGTCAGCAGGCGCTGGTTAGGTCCACACTAGAAAAGTCCGACATCGCCATCTGTACGGCTCTGATACCGGGCCGCCGCGCACCGACGTTGATCAATGCGGATACCGTTCGCAGCATGAAGCCGGGGAGCGTGATCGTCGACCTGGCGGTCGAGCAAGGCGGCAATTGCGAATTGTCCGTCCCCGGTGAGGTTGCCGACGTCAATGGCGTCATGATCGTCGGCTACTTCAACGTGCCCAGCCGCTTGGCAACGGACGCCTCGGCACTCTACGCCAAGAACCTGTTTAACTTTCTTTCTCCCCTGATCGACGCCGAGTCGAAATCTCTCAAGATCGATTGGGAGGATGAGATCCTGAAGGCGACTGTGCTGACCCGCGACGGCCAAGTCGTCCTTCCAAAATCCGAGGGAAAGGCATCGTAA
- a CDS encoding M3 family oligoendopeptidase, which produces MSVEATVDLPVWDLSDLYAAPDSPEVGADLAALQGAAKRFCKEYQGAVAALKPAAFTQAIERYEDIQESLGKLASYAQLLRAGDLNNAAVAKFAQDIGEKLNTISSDLIFFALEINRIEDAALSNLAGHKDCEKYRPWIENVRVYRPHELADDVEKLFHEKAVTGSIGWGRLFDETLAASRYDLAGETVTLEHALNLLTDPDREQRRRAAAALAATFEEKAPLFALVTNVLVKDKEIEDRWRKYPAPAAARHLANLVEPEVVDALENAVAASFSRTSHRYYGMKARWLGVEKLEHFDRNAPLPQADERKFSWANARDTVLGAYERFSDDLGQVGRTFFDHAWIDAPPRPGKSPGAFAHPTVPSAHPYLLLNYQGKVRDVMTLAHELGHGVHQVLAGPQGALMADTPLTLAETASVFGEQLVFRALLDAESDPVRRRYMLAGKVEDMINTVVRQIAFYRFEKAVHDERRQGEITVDRFGEIWLSVQTESLGPAFTLGADYRNYWCYIPHFVHSPFYVYAYAFGDCLVNALYAVFQNSEAGFQERYIAMLKAGGTKRHRELLALFGLDASEPAFWQQGLDLISGFIDELEEIGEAGAHG; this is translated from the coding sequence TTGTAAGGAATACCAAGGGGCCGTTGCGGCGCTCAAGCCCGCCGCCTTCACGCAGGCCATCGAACGCTACGAGGATATCCAAGAGAGCCTGGGGAAGCTGGCAAGCTACGCCCAGTTGTTGCGGGCGGGCGACCTCAACAACGCCGCCGTCGCGAAATTCGCCCAGGATATCGGCGAAAAGTTGAACACGATTTCATCCGACCTTATTTTTTTCGCCCTTGAGATAAACCGTATTGAGGACGCGGCCCTCTCCAACCTAGCGGGGCATAAGGATTGTGAGAAATACCGGCCCTGGATCGAAAATGTCCGGGTCTACCGGCCGCACGAATTAGCCGACGATGTGGAAAAACTGTTTCACGAAAAGGCCGTCACGGGCTCGATCGGGTGGGGACGGTTGTTTGACGAGACGCTTGCCGCTTCGCGCTACGACCTCGCCGGAGAAACCGTAACCCTCGAGCATGCACTGAACCTTTTGACCGACCCCGACCGTGAGCAACGGCGGCGCGCGGCAGCGGCCTTGGCGGCGACCTTCGAGGAAAAAGCGCCCTTGTTTGCGCTCGTGACGAACGTGCTCGTCAAAGACAAGGAGATCGAAGATCGGTGGCGAAAGTATCCGGCGCCAGCCGCGGCACGGCATCTCGCCAACCTCGTCGAACCTGAGGTCGTCGATGCGCTTGAAAATGCGGTGGCGGCCTCGTTCTCGCGCACGTCGCACCGGTATTACGGAATGAAGGCCCGCTGGCTCGGCGTCGAAAAACTTGAACATTTCGATCGCAACGCACCCTTGCCGCAAGCCGACGAACGGAAGTTCTCGTGGGCAAACGCGCGCGACACAGTCCTTGGCGCCTATGAGCGCTTCTCAGACGACCTTGGGCAAGTTGGACGCACGTTTTTCGATCATGCATGGATCGACGCGCCGCCGCGGCCGGGCAAATCGCCGGGTGCCTTTGCCCACCCCACCGTCCCGTCAGCCCATCCTTACTTGCTGCTCAACTACCAGGGCAAAGTCAGGGACGTCATGACATTGGCGCACGAGCTTGGGCACGGCGTCCATCAGGTGTTGGCCGGCCCCCAAGGGGCATTGATGGCTGATACGCCGCTAACGTTGGCTGAAACCGCCTCCGTGTTCGGCGAGCAGCTCGTCTTTAGGGCATTGCTTGACGCCGAATCGGACCCGGTTCGGCGCCGGTATATGTTGGCCGGTAAAGTCGAGGACATGATCAATACCGTCGTCCGGCAAATCGCCTTCTACCGTTTCGAAAAAGCGGTCCATGACGAGCGGCGGCAGGGCGAAATCACCGTCGATCGGTTCGGCGAGATATGGCTCTCAGTTCAAACCGAAAGCCTCGGACCTGCCTTCACGCTCGGCGCGGACTATCGCAACTACTGGTGCTACATCCCGCACTTCGTCCACTCGCCGTTTTATGTGTACGCCTATGCCTTTGGCGATTGTTTGGTCAACGCGCTGTATGCCGTGTTTCAGAATTCCGAGGCCGGGTTCCAGGAGCGCTATATCGCGATGCTGAAGGCGGGCGGCACCAAGCGGCACAGGGAGTTGCTGGCCCTCTTTGGGTTAGACGCGTCCGAGCCGGCATTTTGGCAACAGGGGCTCGACCTTATTTCGGGCTTCATCGATGAACTGGAAGAGATCGGCGAGGCAGGTGCGCATGGTTGA
- the def gene encoding peptide deformylase — protein MAILKIAKMGHPVLLQRAAEIDDPTTPDIQALIDDMFETMEDAQGLGLAAPQVHVPLRLVVFHVPSEDEEEMRAQVLVNPVITALTDETQLGWEGCLSVPGLRGKVPRFDRIRYTGLDENGAAVDVTAAGMHARVVQHECDHLDGRLYPTRMADLADLVFESEWRFHLSAEHEEEDM, from the coding sequence ATGGCAATTCTCAAGATCGCAAAAATGGGCCATCCCGTCCTCCTCCAACGCGCCGCGGAGATCGACGATCCGACAACCCCGGATATCCAAGCCCTGATCGACGACATGTTCGAGACCATGGAGGATGCCCAGGGGCTCGGTCTGGCGGCACCCCAGGTCCACGTCCCCCTGAGGCTCGTCGTGTTTCATGTGCCCAGCGAGGATGAAGAGGAGATGCGCGCCCAAGTTTTGGTGAATCCCGTCATCACGGCGCTGACCGATGAAACGCAGCTCGGTTGGGAGGGCTGCTTGTCGGTGCCGGGTCTGCGCGGCAAGGTCCCTAGGTTCGATCGAATTCGCTATACCGGGCTGGACGAGAACGGCGCCGCGGTCGACGTCACCGCGGCGGGCATGCATGCCCGCGTGGTGCAGCACGAGTGCGATCACCTCGACGGACGCCTTTACCCGACGCGCATGGCCGATTTGGCCGACCTGGTGTTCGAGTCGGAATGGCGGTTTCACCTATCGGCCGAACATGAAGAGGAGGATATGTGA
- a CDS encoding NAD(P) transhydrogenase subunit alpha, with amino-acid sequence MEAVVIDPFVFRLAIFVLAIFVGYYVVWSVTPALHTPLMAVTNAISSVIIVGALIAAGPEDINLAKIFGFVAIVLAAVNIFGGFVVTQRMLQMFKKKK; translated from the coding sequence ATGGAGGCGGTCGTCATCGACCCATTCGTTTTTCGCCTCGCAATATTCGTGCTGGCGATCTTCGTTGGGTACTACGTTGTATGGAGCGTCACGCCCGCGCTTCACACGCCGCTCATGGCCGTTACCAATGCGATTTCCAGCGTTATTATCGTGGGCGCGTTGATTGCCGCGGGGCCCGAGGACATCAACCTTGCCAAGATATTTGGGTTCGTTGCGATCGTCCTGGCGGCAGTGAACATCTTCGGCGGATTTGTCGTAACCCAGCGCATGCTGCAGATGTTCAAGAAGAAGAAATAG